The sequence TACAACAGGCACACCAGAGGCAACAGTCTCAAGTGTAGAGCTCCACCCACCATGGGTCATGAAGCAAGCCACCGCCTTGTGCATAAGCACCTTCTCCTGAGAGCACCAATTGACCACCATGCCCCTCTCTCTGGTCTCTTCTAAAAACCCAGATGGCAATTCACCTAATTTCATCTTGGAGCCTTCCGTTGGGGCCTTTAGCACCCAAAGAAATGGTCTTTTGCTGGTTTTCAATGCCATGGCAATGTTGTCTATCTGAATTTGTGACAAAACAGTCACTCTGCCAAATGAGGCATAAATAACAGAGGAGATTGGCTGCTTGTTGAGCCATTCTATGCAGGACTCTTCAGCCTCCCACATGTCAATGTGAAGGGTATTGTTATCATCTTCTTCTGTTCTGCCCAGTATAAATGATGAGACCAATGGGCCAATTGGGCGAATTGGAATGAGTGATTCCATTGAGTCTATGATGTCCTTCTCGAGCTCATAAAACGAATTGCCCAAAACCCAACTTGCCTTCTCTGAGCTCTGAACTGAATCTGATATCAGCTTCTTAAAATGGAAAGGGGTTGAAGGGAGGATAGTGCTAGGAAGATCATTGACTTCTAAATTTGGAATTCCAGGACAACCCAAAATCTCACTTGGGTTCATTTCAAAGTTAGGATCAAATGGGTTGATCTTTTTAGAGTATCTGTAAAGAATAGAAAAGGTTGCACAAGATTGGTTCCAAAGCAAGGCACAAGGGATGCCAAGTTCAGCTGCTACATCAGCAACCCATGGAACAAAGGGGTTGAAAATTATGCAGGAAATTGTTAGTTTCTTGACGAAAGTGAGGTTTTTGATGAGGTTTGAGAGGTTTTTGGAACCTGAGATTTGAAGGGTGGTCAAGGCCTCTCCACCCTTCTCACGGTTGAATTCGGCGGTGAGCCCATCTGAGAAGAACTCAAGGttgattttggggttttgggttgTGAAAGTGTTGAAGTTTAAAAGGGTGTCTCTTGCAGTTTCAGTCATGGCGAGAGTGATAAAGACTCCCTTTGATGCAAGACATCTGGCGAACTTGAGCATAGGATTCATATGAGCTTGTAATGCCACGACCAAGAGAACACGTATTTCTTCTTTATCAGCCGCCatgcctttcttttttctttttttttttgttgtgagagagagctggagagagaaaaaagagagagagagagagagagagagagagtagcaAAACAATGGCTAGCTACTTAGCTACTTCAGCTTGAAGAAAACATGGGGTAGTGAGGGATTTAGGCAATGACAAGATCAAGATGTGGTCTTGTTTTATGCTAAGTGTCTAGTTTAAAAACTTAAACCACCTTCTTGTTTGGTAGGGCAGAGTATCCTTTATATCTGTTCCCATTTTGTATCCGGATGCCTCCTCCATCGTGTGGTCAGCCTATTTTTTTGCCCTTTATTTCTTAATAAATGTTTTGAGGACAAAAGAAGAATATAGATTTTAATGCCTTGTATATCTGTGGGTAAAATACTGAGAGTAGCAAATCAGACGGCATAAGGGGAGTGAGATAACCGCGTTAAATACGATTTTGTTAGGTTTTTAGTTTTGGAGGTGAATTAAACTGGATCGAACTGTGCGTACCCCACTTTTAACCCCAGAAAACTTGCTCTTAATGATAAAGTAATACCAAGTTACCAACTAATGTATTATCTAATGataattttcttctcaatatTGAAAACAGTACGAATTTCAACATCAAAGCTAAGCTGTGTGTGAGGGTGACTTTGTGTACTGATATAGCTAGAGTGAGAGGAAAGTAAAGACCGTGGCAAAACGAATGGCTAGATAGATATAATCATATAACTAAAACAACATAAGGTCAAAGGCAAGGGACACTGATTAGGCAATGACTAGATGCCATATCATATTATATTATCCAGTTGCTTGATTATATCCTCCTTTATTTGGTAGGGCAGAATATCACTCATTTGTTGGCTATCTGCACTCTCGTTTTGGATCTGGATGCTTCCTTCCTTCATCGTTGGCCAcatgaatctctctctctctctctctctctctctctctctctcaataaatgattgaggcccaaaaaaattaaaataaaaattgactGATGCAGATCCTCTACCTCCCTAGCACAATAATCTTGCATGCTATATGCATGTATTTAATCTgtaacaaattaatttttttaaggacATCTCTAATCATCTTCCTtattttgtaactttaattattACTTCGTCCATACACATTATGGAAAATAATCGTGACCtttcttatattttcaatctctataaaatgaaaaatgaagtGTTTTCCTCAATTATAATAAACTAGCATCTTCACACGCGCTTCCGCTTCtgcgagaggcttttttttaaattaaaaaattaaatttattttagaattaaaaaatataatgggtagttgtgttcaataaaaataggatcaattatctaatttttcttttaatttttttaaatatgaaaaagtgtgaatttaccatattatcttcatttaattaataattttaattcttaatgtttgcattaatcaatggcattttcttgtatttttgaatgtttcactattttctgccttttgctttatatatactagcctctcTATAAGCGCTTCCGCGCCTGAGAGAggcctttttaaaaaaattaattttattttagaattaaataataataataggtagttgtgtttcataaaTATAGAAtctattatcttatttttcttttaattttaatttttttaatatgaaaaagtttgaatttactatattatcctcatttaattaataattttaattcttaatggcattaaccaatgacattttctagtgttttgaatatttcaccatcctctgtcttttgctttatatatatagatatagatTACATAAATAATTACTTTTCCTCTCCTTAAATTTAAAAGGCTTTTGAGGTCGGGTTCTTTATGTGGTTGGGCCCAattgtctttatttttgggaGTGTAGGGCTAAGGGTTTGCCATTTTGGGCTAACCTTTGTATTGCCTGGCCTTTGGGCGttattgtatttatttgtatACTGATTGGCATTGTTCATTCTTCTTCCACATTCCTCTCTTGTACataactttttctttgtctaAGTTTGCCAAAACTAGTTGAGTCCCACCTGTCATCATAAATTTTAGGGTTATTTATTGTAGACATCCCTGAATTTGGCACCAATTTGTAATTGGGTatgtgaacttttttttttataagcaATTACATCCTTTAACTAGACAAACAGTTACAATTAGGTCCTGCTGTCCAAATCTGTCAATTTGTCCGTCAAAATTAAGGGTAAAAGGTCCTTTCAATTAGCATGGATGAACTGCTCCTTCTTCCAAAATTATTTACTGTGCTGGAGAAAAggtaaatttaaaacaaaaataataataacaagaacaaatatatcttaaagaataaaataacaaaaaattcaaaaaaataaaaactagaaCAAGAACAGTCGcaccaaacccagaaaaaggCACCCCATCTCATCTTCCCCAACCCCCATCCCAACCTCCCCTTCCGCATACCCACCTCCGATGCTCAGCAGCAGCGGAAACTCATGCACCCTGCCCACCCGATGACTGCCACAGCGACTGCGACTCCTCGTCCTCCATCGTTGACGACGGCGATGATTGCGTCATGACGTTGTCGTTTCGAAGTCTCTCCTTTGCTGTTCGATCTCAACCTGTCGCTGCCCCCGATGATGGACAACCTCGATTTATTCAAATTCGGTGAGGTTTGTGGTGATGATCATTCAATCCACCCATTTATGCCTCTAATTACCGTATGGATCTCAATAATGctcctcctttttctttttttcttttttttctgccCTTATTTTCTAAGGAAgatcattaaaataaaataaaataaaggaaatcTGGTACTCGGTGGTTGAGAAGAagaatttgagttttttcttttttgtttcttctggtATAGAAATAGCATATGGGttttcatcttcaacttgATGGGTTTTAATTCCCCCTCTCCAAAGCtaaattggattttgtttCGTTCAAAACGACGAAAAGTCGAATATACCCCGAACAAGAAGATCACGTGACACTCACATGGTCAATCTCGACAGATTCTGTTACAGCAGGACCTAATTGTAACTGATTATCTAATTAAAGGATGTAattgactttaaaaaaaaatttacgaaCCCAATTGCAACTGGGGCCATAATTCAGGGATGTCTACAGTAAATAAGAATCTCTTTCTttcacaaagaaaacaaaacaccaTTGCTTTTCTCATCCTTCGAATAATATTCAATTTGTTGTCGGCAGTCTGTTTTGCAAATGGAAATATATGTATGAGTTAAATAGAATTTCTTTACCAAATTCCATTATTCTATCCTTACCAAACGTGTTGTGTAGCTCAAGATTTTGAAGAAAGTGATTTTGACCCCAAATAAGTAATGCCAAATGGGCACACTAAGACAACTCAAACTCAATCAAGCagtacaaaataaaatcacacCATGAAGGTTTGCCAAAAAGTCTTGCATTTGcttgtcatattgcattcaacaACTATCGTATATaagatttgaattcaaaatttcctCCGACAAACCCGGAAATCAAATTATCATGGGATCAGGGGGCGCACTTAGTCATGGGAGTTTACGAAATGAGTGGTTCATTCCACATAAGATTTTACGTATACAATGAGATAATACATGAGACTAAACTAGTGCATCTTGCCATGCAAGAAATTAGCAGAATGTGTTTCAAGTCTTGGATGGAGATACAAGGAACCCCAAACAGACCTGCCTTTTTTGGTTTGTCAATAATGGTAGGCTATAAAAATGTGTGAAGTCCTTAATCTCCTCTAAATAAATTCCACCAATACCATTACGaagaaaaacatttttaataCAGTATACTATATAGTATATACCTCAGTATGCTCATACGATACGTCAatcgattaaaaaaaatgttatgtattaaaactaaaagacAGATTTAGTTTACTTACATGCATGGCAactgaaaaacaaagttttcttatttttcttaattataaaatctgaATAAATGGTGTCTAAATCAATGTACGTGTATAAGTATAGGTATTTAAATATGAATGTGTATCTTATCATGGAGCTGCTATGATGGCTATTTTgacacaaataaaaataaaaataaaaatttaggtAGCCAGtatatgatttaatgtttactttctttttttatacaaaagacTATAGAAATTATAAGtacccacaaaaaaaaaaatttcattaaattttaaactAATAACTTTAGCTAATCCACTCATTGACAAATTTCTAATTCCGCCTTGCTAAATTAGTGCACAATCTTGGCATGCAAGACATGAGCAGGTCTTGAAGGGAGTTACAAGGAAACCCCAAACAGACCTGCCTCTTTTGGTTTGTCAATAATGGTGGGCTATAAAAATGTGTGCAGTCCTTTATCTCCTCTAAATAAATTCCAAAACCATTACGGAGAAAAACATTTTTAACATAGTATGATACTATACTATATAGTATAGTATATACCTAAGTATGCTCATACGATACGTCAatcgattaaaaaaaatgtaatgtattaaaactaaaagacAGATTTAGTTTACTTACATCCATGGCAactgaaaaacaaagagttttcttatttttcttaattataaaatatgaaaaaatggTGTCTAAATCAATGTACGTGTATAAGTATAGGTTTTTAAATATGAAGGTGTTTCTTATCATGGAATTGTTATGGTGgctattttgacaaaaataaaaatgtaggTAGCCCGATTGGCCCCCTTGCCCAATTGATATATTACAACTAGGAAAATTGACTGGTGatgaaaattccaataaaTCGTTCAAGTCACGTTGCACTGCAGCCATGGAATTCAAATCAAACAATGCATACTCATAGTCTAATTTgacctctttttttctttgatttcccCAAAACTGCAAGAACTTTCTGATGGCTTTATAGAGCCGGCTAGCTAGTAGAGGCCTTAATATTCAATACTGTTtccatcatatatatatatagatattattttcttcctcaTTTTCTAACTTGGACTCGCAACCAATCTttccaattcttttttctACATGTTAGCCAGAGATCAAGAACCATCGATGTTGCTTCCTAATTCCAGCACATGAACGAATGGCATGCCATGAAAGATTGGAAATGTCAcgtttgtttgaaattcaTATGATATATGCTGCTTGTCAAGTATCTTAGTCAAACAAGCCTCGTCTCGCAGTCTAACTTGCTTACCAAATACCGAGGTTATAAATAGAGACCAGACCAAATACTTCATCATGCAGATCACACAAAACACAAACCAAcaatactctctctctctctctctctctctctctctctctcgttttTCAATTGTCCAATACCAACATGACAACCAAGTTTTTCAGTTTGCTGCTTCTTTTCCTGAGCTCCACATTCATTGCAGTGAGTGCTCGACCTTTCAATATCATGAAGCACAGAAACTCTGGTCGTAGAGCAATTGGAGGTTTCTTTGATGGGTTGTCTCTTGAAGCCATCAAAGAATCGGGCCCTAGCCCAGGTGTGGGGCACCAGTTTACCAACCAACAAACCCTCGGAGGGATTAAAAGCTCAGGCCCAAGTCCTGGCACAGGAAATAAATTCACAAATGTTGAGACTTTTGGTGGGATTAAGGATTCTGGTCCAAGTCCTGGTACTGGACACAAATTCACAAATGTTGGGACTCTCGGAGGGATTAAGGATTCCGGCCCTAGTCCTGGTACAGGaaacaaattcacaaatgTTGAGACTCTCGGAGGGATTAAGGATTCCGGCCCAAGTCCTGGTACAGGaaacaaattcacaaatgTCGAAACTCTCGGAGGAATTAAGAAGTCGGGCCCAAGCCCTGGTACGGGAAACAAAGTAACAAATGTTGAGATCCTCGGAGGGATTAAGGACTCAGGTCCAAGCCCTGGTACAGGaaacaaattcataaatgtTGAGACACTTGGAGGGATTAAGGACTCGGGCCCAAGCCCTGGTACAGGAAACAAATTTACAGATAACACCCATCAATGAATTTTCGTGATCATCTCAATAGAAATTAGAAATATTCGTTATGTATTTTctcatttacatttttttgttgattttatttatatttatactcCATGTATCTTCGAGATAAGATAATTTATGTTCATgtcatttcattttatatttttctccaaaaaatttctttatcaTGTAAGTTTCCATACATGTTTCCAACTCTTATATAACGGGGCTCATGTACCCGTCCCGTTTCTACTTTTTATACTAAATGGAGAGACCTAAGTTATGAACCCTAATGAATATATTGTATTTAATAGAGCCTTTATTCAAATATAACATTttttctaatatatatatatatatatatagtcctcTTTTATTGAGAGGTTCTTCACATCTTCATTCAGatatcatccttacaaaaaatcatgcaaattgaaaattattaagaCATCTAATTGAGACCAACAAactcaatgaacacggtgcatcaagaaagtacttcaatttcaataatttaattgagtggtcaaataatatcatattcaagtgatttatttatttattattattattatttttttttttttttgtagagatgatctttggattagtgaaatacaatgaaGAGCGAGCCCTACAAGAGTGTCTCTTATATAGATGAAACTTTAGAGATGGAAAACGCACAAGAAGAACTCGGGACATATGAATTTATGAAAGATACtaatgaaaataattcagatttatttttcaatccTCAAGTAGAAGATCAGAATGTACCAAAAATTGGTCAAGAATTTGAATCACTTGAGGATGCCTATAACTTCTATAACAACTACGCAAAACAAGCGGGATTTAGTGTTCGAAGTTATTGTCAGCAAAAGAGTAAAACTTCTAATGAGATCTTGAGAAAAGAATATGTGTGCTACAAAGAGGGAGTATATTCCAAAGAAGTTTCTAATGGAAGTGATAGGCGACGAGGTCTAGTACGAAGTGGGTGTAAGGCTaagattgtgttttttaaGGTAAGAGAGGGAACAAAATACATAATTTCTAACTTTGTGGAGGGCCACAATCATGCTTTGACAGCCCCTCAAATGGTACATTTGTTGAGATCGCATCGTAAAATTTCTGAAGTTAATAAAGGATTGGCACAACGATTTGGTGATGTTAATATCCCAACACATCAACAATTTAGTCTTCTTGAAGTGCAAGCAGGAGGGATGCAAAACATTGGATATACGAAGAAAGATTTATATAATTACAAAAGACAATTGCAGAGAAAGATGAAGAGGCATGATGCACAGATGTTGAGTGAGCATTTTATTGGTGAGCAAGCAAAAAAtgaatctttcttttttatgataGAGGCTGACGATGATGATAGGCTTAAACATTGTTTTTGGGCTGATCCAACATCTAGAAGAGCTTATAAGTTTTATGGTGATGTGGTTGTATTTGATACCACTTACAATACTAATAGGTATGGTATGGTATTTGCCCCACTGGTAAGAGTTAATAACCATGGTCAAACtattctttttggttgtgggttCTTGAGCAATGAGACCACTGAGTCTTTTCTTTGGTTGTTTGAGCAGTTTAAGAAAGCTATGCCTACTGCTCCAcccaaaataattattacATATCAAGATCCAGCGATGGGAAATGCTATTTCACAAGCTTTTCCAAGTGTGTTTCATAGATATTGCATTTGGCACATTCTGGATAAGTTTTCTCAAAAGATAAACACTTGCATTTATAAGGATGAAAATAGAGAACTTCAAAGTTGTGTGTAGGAATCAAACACAAAGGAAGAATTTGAGTTAAAGTGGATGGATGTGGTCCACAAAGGTAAACTAAATGATGATGAGTGGCTATCTTCAGTCTATAGAACACGTTCAAGATGGGTGCCAACATATGTGAAAGATATTTTTTCAGCAGAAATGTCAAGTAGCCAACGAGTAGAAGGTGTTCATGCATTTTTCAAGCTCTatatttcaaaaagaaattatttaatGGATTTCATATTATGGTTTAATAGAGCGCTTGCCCAACAACGTCATGAAGAGATAATTGCTGATCATGTTGATATCAATGAGCAGCCTATGTTGAAATCTCCATTGATAATGGAGAAGCAAATGGCTACCATTTATACTCATAAAATTTTCTACAAGTTTCAAAAAGAGTTGTGGAAATGTTTGGCATATGTGCTTCAACTTGCAAGAGAGGATGACAATTTATGCTTTTATAAGGTAATGGGGAGGAAAAAAGATGGTAGCTTCAGAAGTCATGGTTGACAAAGTTGCAGACTATGCTTCATGTATATGtaacaaatttgaatttgaaggaaTCTTATGCAGGCATGTGTTGGCATACATGAAAATGAAACGAATTGAGTAtttgttaaatatatatatatattaaacaaGTGGACAAGAGCATCAAAATCTGACATAGTTGTGGAAGAGGGTGGAAggaaaataactgaaagtggTGATAATTCATTATTAATGAGGCAAACAAGATTGTCTAAACTTGCTTTTGAGCTTATTGATGGTGCCTTGGTATCTCAAGAGGCCAGTAAAGTTCTATTAGAAAGTTTTGAAGGTATGCGAGAAAAGTTA comes from Prunus dulcis chromosome 6, ALMONDv2, whole genome shotgun sequence and encodes:
- the LOC117630467 gene encoding protein FAR1-RELATED SEQUENCE 5-like, with protein sequence MKSEPYKSVSYIDETLEMENAQEELGTYEFMKDTNENNSDLFFNPQVEDQNVPKIGQEFESLEDAYNFYNNYAKQAGFSVRSYCQQKSKTSNEILRKEYVCYKEGVYSKEVSNGSDRRRGLVRSGCKAKIVFFKVREGTKYIISNFVEGHNHALTAPQMVHLLRSHRKISEVNKGLAQRFGDVNIPTHQQFSLLEVQAGGMQNIGYTKKDLYNYKRQLQRKMKRHDAQMLSEHFIGEQAKNESFFFMIEADDDDRLKHCFWADPTSRRAYKFYGDVVVFDTTYNTNRYGMVFAPLVRVNNHGQTILFGCGFLSNETTESFLWLFEQFKKAMPTAPPKIIITYQDPAMGNAISQAFPSVFHRYCIWHILDKFSQKINTCIYKDENRELQSCV
- the LOC117632397 gene encoding uncharacterized protein LOC117632397, producing MTTKFFSLLLLFLSSTFIAVSARPFNIMKHRNSGRRAIGGFFDGLSLEAIKESGPSPGVGHQFTNQQTLGGIKSSGPSPGTGNKFTNVETFGGIKDSGPSPGTGHKFTNVGTLGGIKDSGPSPGTGNKFTNVETLGGIKDSGPSPGTGNKFTNVETLGGIKKSGPSPGTGNKVTNVEILGGIKDSGPSPGTGNKFINVETLGGIKDSGPSPGTGNKFTDNTHQ
- the LOC117629865 gene encoding UDP-glycosyltransferase 84B2-like isoform X2: MAADKEEIRVLLVVALQAHMNPMLKFARCLASKGVFITLAMTETARDTLLNFNTFTTQNPKINLEFFSDGLTAEFNREKGGEALTTLQISGSKNLSNLIKNLTFVKKLTISCIIFNPFVPWVADVAAELGIPCALLWNQSCATFSILYRYSKKINPFDPNFEMNPSEILGCPGIPNLEVNDLPSTILPSTPFHFKKLISDSVQSSEKASWVLGNSFYELEKDIIDSMESLIPIRPIGPLVSSFILGRTEEDDNNTLHIDMWEAEESCIEWLNKQPISSVIYASFGRVTVLSQIQIDNIAMALKTSKRPFLWVLKAPTEGSKMKLGELPSGFLEETRERGMVVNWCSQEKVLMHKAVACFMTHGGWSSTLETVASGVPVVVYPEWTDQPTNAKLLADVFRVGVRIRVGEDGIAGSEEMGRCIEEVVDGPRAKEMKKRALELKEAAKKAVEDGGSSDLNINQFIREISGKSCQDNFLGTVRI
- the LOC117629865 gene encoding UDP-glycosyltransferase 84B2-like isoform X1 gives rise to the protein MAADKEEIRVLLVVALQAHMNPMLKFARCLASKGVFITLAMTETARDTLLNFNTFTTQNPKINLEFFSDGLTAEFNREKGGEALTTLQISGSKNLSNLIKNLTFVKKLTISCIIFNPFVPWVADVAAELGIPCALLWNQSCATFSILYRYSKKINPFDPNFEMNPSEILGCPGIPNLEVNDLPSTILPSTPFHFKKLISDSVQSSEKASWVLGNSFYELEKDIIDSMESLIPIRPIGPLVSSFILGRTEEDDNNTLHIDMWEAEESCIEWLNKQPISSVIYASFGRVTVLSQIQIDNIAMALKTSKRPFLWVLKAPTEGSKMKLGELPSGFLEETRERGMVVNWCSQEKVLMHKAVACFMTHGGWSSTLETVASGVPVVVYPEWTDQPTNAKLLADVFRVGVRIRVGEDGIAGSEEMGRCIEEVVDGPRAKEMKKRALELKEAAKKAVEDGGSSDLNINQFIREISGKSCQDNFLGTVRI